The following are from one region of the Rhipicephalus microplus isolate Deutch F79 chromosome 1, USDA_Rmic, whole genome shotgun sequence genome:
- the LOC119186476 gene encoding uncharacterized protein LOC119186476 → MQHKERYHFPPFLSCFRFEDVRSRKKMFGLRKGNRWSCLSCKLELRSRSALRRHELIHVPYRERFTCQICNMIISRKDHLWRHMRRVHGVSQPSPMQLALTCPFCLKTMPNMSDLEQHVDSCHPYANGSDWAE, encoded by the exons ATGCAGCACAAAGAGCGATACCATTTTCCTCCTTTTCTTTCCTGCTTCCGATTTGAAGATGTTCGTTCGCGGAAGAAGATGTTTGGACTGAGGAAAGGCAACCGCTGGTCTTGCCTGTCATGCAAGCTAGAGCTACGGTCACGGAGCGCGCTAAGGCGCCACGAGCTGATCCATGTGCCCTATAGAGAGCGCTTCACCTGTCAA ATCTGCAACATGATCATCAGCCGGAAGGACCACCTATGGCGTCACATGCGGCGTGTGCACGGTGTGAGCCAGCCAAGTCCAATGCAGCTTGCACTCACTTGCCCCTTCTGCCTGAAGACCATGCCCAACATGTCCGACTTGGAACAGCATGTTGACTCATGTCACCCGTATGCAAATGGAAGTGACTGGGCAGAATAG